The genomic segment ATATGATCATTATTTAGTAAAACATTAAAAAAGAAGTACATACCTTAGTAAAGTTACAACCTGATGAAAAAAAGAGCTAAATCTAATTTTCTATTAAAATGCAAATTATCTCATCACATAAATAATTTCTTTCTAACTCATATTTGTTGTCTTGTAATAAATTTATTTAGTGTGGGATAATTTTCCATTAATGTACACGACCGAGTGAGTTTGCCTTTTTTTTGGCTCTTTTTAATTTTTCGTGAACATGGATTGTGGAGAGTATTTTTTTGGCAAACGGggcaaaaaaataaaagaaataaagcaaATTAATATATACAAATGGAATTAAATCAAATATTCTCACTCACTACATATcaaattcaatttttaagttaaaaaaaattagtattcaTTAGATAATATTTTTTACACTCAACATAAAAATGGTTACAAAACGAAAAGCTTATTTTATAAAATctgttaattatattaattaatttattatacgtgtatttattaattaataaatgataccacaaaaaatatgtaaatttcgaattaagattttttgtcaacttaatgtATCTTATATTGTGTATAACTAATATAATTGTtacattttatatttaatatttcatttataaaaaaattactacTAGGTCAATTTTAATACGAGTTACCACAATTACATCATTTTCACAcattaaaaataaactaatttgagAGAATCTTGATTCGTAAATTTCCCTATATATAATTGTTTGATttggacatttttttttaaagtaaccCGTAGAAAATTCCAAATCCCAAGCCAAAGACTAAGCATGGGGCCAAGGCCTGGTCGAAAGGGTTCATTCTCTCACTCTTAAAAACAAGTAGATTATGGTCACAACCACAGACCTGAGACTGACCTGCACCACCAGCCCCCTTTGCaataactctctttctctctctcatttatTTTCCCtctctttcctttcctttctccCAAACAACAAACCAAAACCCAACACCAACACTACACACACCCCTCCTCCCTGTCACGTgactttctctccctctcttcgTTCATCGATCCCTATCTATTCTCTTCGCATCTTCTGTtactttttaataataataacctTTAAGGTATATATAcacacctctctctctctttctctcattttctttatttttctctctttcttttctcagACGCTATATATAATGTCTTCTCAGTTTTCTCCACCATCGCCGCCATTGACGACCTTCTTCCCCTCCACCGCCGTGCCTCCTCCGATCCCTCACCACCACGCTCCTTCTCTCAGCCCGAGCATTCTCATTATTATACTAATTCTCGCTGTCACCTTCGTAGCCTCCGTCTCGCTGTGTTTTCTACTCCGCCACCTCAACCGCCGCTGTCTCCGTCATCTCTCGCCTTCTTCTTCGACGTCCTCCTCCGCCGTTGTTGCAAACGTCGACTCTCTCCGCATCTCCAGCCGCCGTGTCTCGCCGGAGAATCCTACCACGGCGCTTATTGAATCGCTGCCGCTCTTCACATTCTCCTCCCTCACGCGCCGGAACACTTCCGCTGCCGATTGTGCGGTTTGCTTGTCTAAGTTCGAAGCCGATGACCAGCTCCGACTTCTACCACTCTGTTGCCACGCTTTCCACGCGTTCTGTGTAGACACTTGGCTACAGTCGAACCAGACGTGTCCGCTGTGTCGATCGCAGATTTTCGTCTCCGAGGCCGAAATTCTCAAGACGCTTCTCCCGCCGGATGGAGAGAACCACGGCGCCGATAGTTTCAGAATCGAGATAGGCAACGTCAGTCGCCGCCAGCCGACTTCGGAGTCCGGCGCATCGACGCGGCGGTCCTATTCCATTGGATCGTTCGAGTATCTCGTCGACGACGATTCGGAGATCGTCCTCGGCAATGCTCACCGGAGAACGACATCAGACTTCAAGGAAGATCAATTTAGACCGCCTCCGGCATCTCATTTGCCAGCGCCGGAGCCGAGTCTGGTGGCGGAAGTTGCCTCGGGGAGGAGCTGGCTAAAGGAGTATGTAGACAGGCTCTCAATGTCGCTATCTTCACGTGCTCAATCGTTTCGGAGCTCCGGAAGATTTTTCAGCGGAAGCAGTCGGCGGAGCGAGGTCACCGGCGTCGGAGACTGGGACCTTGAAGCTTGCCGTGTTGGGGAAGAGATTAGCGAGCTATTCCGGTGGGCTTCAGGGGTATGATAAGTAAATAAGAAACTTTTTAGGACTAAAtagtaaaaaaatattaaaaagaaattCTTTGATTTGGTTGGTTAATGGTTACGTAAATacaatttttagtatttttttttactgCTTGAACTTGAATGAAGACTGGAGAAGGCTACTACATGAGATTGAGATTTGTCATTTGCGTGATCTGGTGGGTGAGGACACACACTAATAAACGGTGTGTTTTCATTTATGATAGACCGAGTTAGTGACCAACCTTTttaatgaaggaaaaaaaaaagccaaTATTTGACCCCActatttctattctttttttttttctttttctgtagaattattattttattttttaaaattttggtatTGTGTTACGACTTTGATCTTGCATAGATTAAAGTTGACATTGTAAATAGACTTTATAATCTATTCCCACTAATTTAATGtaacttattataataataatttgaatgagaatatatatatatatatatttatatgatatgtATTACAGGAGGGAATTTAATTCTTTTGGAATCATGACTTTGCTTGCTTACATTGTCAATGGAAAAGAAAggatgaaaaagaaaggaaagttactactataaataaataaaagtaaaacaaAAATTGAGTACCAATATATActagtgagagtgagagtgagagtgagagtgagctAGCTTAAATAGTTTAGAGCTTTCAAAGATTCGAAGAGTTGGACCGGTTTTAGTAAGAGGTTACTTTAGCATATATGTATTCTCTAATtggtttcttcttctttttttgccTTATTAGTTGTCTATTTTTACTTACATGTAATGTATCAATCTCTCATCTTTAGATTTATGTCAACTTAGATGGGATTTTAAATGTGCTCATAAATTGAAATTCTCTcataatttgatatatatatatacacataaatttaataaatgatggATCCATTTATTAATGTTTACCCATTGTTCACTTAAACGTAAAATAATTATTCTATACATACTATACATGTAGAATGTAATTGTATAAGATTCTATAAAATGATGTTGAAAATTTAAGAATGATGTTGTGTATTTTCAATATTATGTTATTGGGTTAGTGATCTTATATTTATCTAATTTGCGCTACATCAATAACCATAGATCCATATAAGTGATCATTACTCAAATTTCACTTTACTACATTTCAATGTCCAAAAATGATTGATAATTGTCGTGGGAATATGGGATGAATAATAAAGGTAATTGCTTGCGGCGGCCATTTTATTTGGTTTAgtttctttaataaagtacttaaCCAATTAAAGACTTGATTCCAAGAGTATGGTTATAAGCCATGTTTTCAAGAATGAtatacaaatattttctttttttattcttcatttctatatagaATTAGAATGTATTTATATTGATTTATACTATAATTTAGTGAAGTTCGTGATCCTTATAATTGTACAAATGTAAAGAGATATTGTTCATCTTACTTGTATATTAATTTAGTTTAGTCAACCTATAATTTGAAGATGAGAAATGTTTACAAACTTATATTTTGAGTCAAAATTGTGTGTCAATGGATAACATGACAAGTGCGAGCTCATGGAACCATAgatggaaaaatatatatatataataaaaactaaataaTCTAAATTCCAACCTAATTAATTTAAAAAGCTTACCAACCTTCTCTACTAGAACTCAAATATATCTAGAAATATCCactcttaaataaaaaaaaaagttatccaTTATTCTTGTACTTCAAGAACTACTTCCAAATGTTTACACATAAGGCAGAAATATGAAATTAAGGAGAAAAAAGGAGcataaaaaaaagatattttctcATTATCCACAAGAAAAAAGAATAATGAAACTAATATATCTGAATATATAGATATGGAGTTTAACTTATATAGTTAGGTGAATTAGGTTATTTTGTGCTctaactacaaaatatatatatatatatagagagagagagagagagagagagagagagagaaagagatgaatgaGAAACTACTCGTAGACTAAATTTAATTGTTAGGTCGTTTTAGGTTAGGAAAGAGTTGATGATGCCATGAAAGTATATAAagatatacatacacatataatatatatatatattcataggtTTTATTGTATATAAGTATGTATATGCCTTGTGGGGttcttaattaattagttttgtcTCTATGTATATGGATTTAATTGTTGCCTTTTTTCTCATTGTTTCATTAATGCAAAGTATGTAGATTTTGTTTCATTGGGAAAGGTTGAAATGAAAGTGACTATAGATATAGATAACACCTATCAACCCTAGCTTGGAAAATTAAATAAAGTAATCATTTATTATGACTATTATTATTAGGTTAAACGCCATTAAAATTTCTCATGTTCATATTGATATCTTTTCTTTTAAATTACTAAAGTAATAGAAGTCTTTTTTTAAGACAACAAACAAACTAATTTACACGAACTAATGAGTGTAAAGTCCAACTATAAACACATATTAGATACGTGTAAGATACACacgtatatatataattatatatgtatatgtgtaagtGTCATGCAAGTTACATggaaattacaaagaaatttcAGATAGTGATAGTTAATAAGGACAGTCACCAAGTTCGATTTGGTCCAACATTAATTCAATCTCAACAagttaataataatgataattaaaaCATTTCACAGTGGATAATCTTTAGAATAATAAGCAgtcaaaaaggaaaaaaaatatataacaatatagtTTTCTTCATAGTAACGGCTGACCTTAATATTATATTGTTTCATATAATTTATTGATATAAATTGATTTAGGGATTAGTAGGAAGAACATTAGCCCAAGTAAGTGATGACATTTATAGGGctttaaatgtttgtttttttACCTCGGGAATTAGTACTATTCTCCAAGTTGGGCTATTTTTTCTAATTAATAAAGATGTATTTGCtatgagattttttatttttagttaggTACGACCCAGATTTTAtggaacaaataaaaaaaaaatgattaagcCTAATACAATTCTTCTATAAGTTAAAATAGTAAACTGTTACCCGAAAGTGTATAAGTGGCAATAAAGACTAATACATCGACGTACAATAGAAACCACTTCAAACTATAATCAAGTTAAACTATAAAGAAATAAATTTTGGACACTTACTACCAATTCCACacgaaaaacaataaaaaaaaatcaaacaaagcAGAGACATAATCAAACTAGTGtaacaaagaaacaaaataaaaataaatgtgtATTATACAAATATTTACTTATTGGGAGAGCAGTACCCctgatttatttttgtttttttagatattttatataaattgggcttagaaaaatattattatagGATAAAAATTTTAAGAATCTTTTTCATAAAACCCCGAAAAAAAAACTTAACAAACAAATAATATTCATGACTACACCCTTTATCTTTGTTATAACTTGTACAACTTTGGGTCTTAAATTAATATCAAAACATTTCTATGTTACAAATTGAAATTAATTAGTTTAAAATTATTCATTAACATTATAATTTTTTACTAAAATACTT from the Humulus lupulus chromosome X, drHumLupu1.1, whole genome shotgun sequence genome contains:
- the LOC133804461 gene encoding E3 ubiquitin-protein ligase ATL4, with the translated sequence MSSQFSPPSPPLTTFFPSTAVPPPIPHHHAPSLSPSILIIILILAVTFVASVSLCFLLRHLNRRCLRHLSPSSSTSSSAVVANVDSLRISSRRVSPENPTTALIESLPLFTFSSLTRRNTSAADCAVCLSKFEADDQLRLLPLCCHAFHAFCVDTWLQSNQTCPLCRSQIFVSEAEILKTLLPPDGENHGADSFRIEIGNVSRRQPTSESGASTRRSYSIGSFEYLVDDDSEIVLGNAHRRTTSDFKEDQFRPPPASHLPAPEPSLVAEVASGRSWLKEYVDRLSMSLSSRAQSFRSSGRFFSGSSRRSEVTGVGDWDLEACRVGEEISELFRWASGV